The following are encoded together in the Coffea arabica cultivar ET-39 chromosome 1c, Coffea Arabica ET-39 HiFi, whole genome shotgun sequence genome:
- the LOC140004854 gene encoding uncharacterized protein — protein sequence MGNGWRECSWSDGFSSRFSAAWEIVGGEMYNAVQSFFCGADLLWWVTATSIVFLPKVQEPKEFSQFHPISLCNFVNKIFSKILARRLAPILPKINSPNQSGFVRGRAIADNYLLAQEVIASIKRKTRRGRSRRKLIQQVTGFNLKPFPIRYLGYPLYYGRQKKEYFAGLCLAVLNKIESWKNQLLSAGGRIVLLKHVLSALPVYLLMAASPPKSVFKEIEGRFSKFLQAFCDGGLQVWRRMVEVLQLAESHIGWIGRSGSSNFWFDNWLGTGSLALRLESVSDHRVADFVTDGSWNLPLLHQWVPMGVVREIASVAPPVGHLPDLMMSSQLIMYLRRVIWRHGFGISSGMQWAYLGLAHRFVSVWQPSGVGRGHRNSMRYKGIQVGVDRLCSLVMVDLLELFAAYFKERRSLPTAWVRFYADISRWVPRVSYTLVRWSRPPGGVLKLNTDGCSKGNPGVSEEGGVLRDGGGRLIFAFSCHLGQATSVQAEVRALLFGVNECVQRGFGGLDVELDSLVLVHILLGKAGCPWCVYQEIQQLLALMEHISWVGHCLRQANQGADVLSNVGYAQGADVIYTSTSELPPAARGAMQLDRIGCPSVRRIVQDHVGL from the exons ATGGGAAATGGATGGAGAGAGTGCAGCTGGTCCGACGGTTTCTCCAGCAGGTTCTCCGCTGCCTGGGAGATAGTTGGGGGTGAGATGTACAACGCAGTTCAGAGTTTCTTTTGCGGTGCTGATCTTCTGTGGTGGGTCACTGCTACTTCCATCGTTTTTTTGCCCAAAGTGCAAGAGCCGAAGGAGTTttcacaatttcatcctatAAGTCTATGCAATTTTGTGAACAAGATCTTCTCAAAGATTTTGGCCCGCCGTCTGGCACCTATCTTACCTAAGATTAATTCACCGAATCAGAGCGGGTTTGTCCGGGGACGCGCCATTGCTGACAATTACCTACTGGCTCAGGAGGTCATTGCAAGTATCAAGAGAAAGACACGCAGAG GGAGGTCGCGGAGGAAGTTGATCCAGCAGGTAACGGGCTTTAATCTTAAGCCATTTCCCATCAGGTATTTAGGGTACCCTCTGTATTATGGGCGGCAGAAAAAAGAGTACTTTGCTGGATTATGTCTGGCTGTGTTGAATAAGATTGAATCCTGGAAGAATCAATTATTGTCTGCTGGGGGGAGGATCGTGCTATTGAAGCACGTCCTCTCCGCCCTGCCAGTCTACCTCTTGATGGCTGCATCGCCACCGAAATCAGTGTTTAAAGAGATCGAAGGgaggttctcaaaatttctCCAGG CATTTTGTGACGGGGGATTGCAAGTATGGAGAAGGATGGTGGAGGTGCTTCAGCTGGCAGAGAGTCACATTGGATGGATAGGTCGCTCTGGTAGTTCAAACTTCTGGTTTGACAATTGGCTTGGGACAGGGTCTTTGGCTTTGCGGCTGGAGAGCGTGTCTGATCATAGGGTGGCTGATTTTGTTACAGATGGCTCTTGGAACCTTCCGCTCCTTCATCAATGGGTGCCGATGGGGGTTGTCAGGGAGATTGCTTCGGTTGCGCCTCCGGTAGGTCATCTGCCTGATTTAATG ATGTCAAGTCAATTGATCATGTATTTGCGGAGGGTGATTTGGCGTCACGGGTTTGGCATTTCTTCGGGGATGCAGTGGGCATATCTTGGACTGGCACATCGTTTTGTGTCCGTCTGGCAGCCTAGTGGTGTGGGAAGAGGG CATAGGAACTCTATGAGATATAAGGGGATTCAAGTAGGGGTTGATAGGCTGTGCAGTTTGGTTATGGTCGACCTACTGGAGTTGTTCGCGGCATACTTTAAAGAGCGTAGGTCCCTCCCAACGGCGTGGGTGCGGTTTTATGCAGATATTTCCCGATGGGTTCCTCGGGTGTCCTATACACTAGTGAGGTGGTCTCGGCCGCCAGGTGGCGTCCTCAAACTCAATACTGATGGGTGTTCCAAAGGTAACCCGGGTGTCAGTGAAGAGGGAGGGGTCCTGCGGGATGGAGGGGGTAGGTTGATATTTGCATTTTCCTGCCATCTTGGACAAGCTACGAGTGTTCAGGCCGAAGTTCGCGCCCTGCTTTTTGGGGTGAATGAGTGCGTTCAACGGGGGTTTGGCGGATTGGATGTCGAATTAGATTCTCTCGTTTTGGTCCACATTCTCCTTGGCAAGGCTGGTTGTCCTTGGTGTGTTTATCAGGAGATACAGCAGCTGTTGGCTTTGATGGAGCACATCTCATGGGTAGGCCACTGTCTCCGCCAGGCGAATCAAGGTGCTGATGTTCTATCGAATGTTGGGTATGCTCAGGGGGCAGATGTGATTTACACGTCTACGTCAGAGCTACCACCAGCGGCTAGGGGTGCCATGCAGCTAGATAGGATTGGGTGTCCTTCTGTTCGGCGGATTGTCCAGGATCATGTAGGCCTGTAG